CGGCAATCGAGGCGAAGAAGAATAATGTAGAGAATATATTAGTGATTGAAAGGGATCGGGAGTTGGGTGGTATATTGCAACAATGTATTCATAATGGCTTTGGTCTACATGTCTTCAAAGAAGAACTGACAGGACCAGAATATGCTGAAAGATTCATTCAGGAGCTTAAAGCAATGGGTATCGAGTATAAACTGGATACAATGGTATTAACCATTGACAAAGATAAATCCTTATCAGCGATGAATACGGTGGATGGGTTGATGAGAATTGAGGCGAAGGCCATTATTATGGCTATGGGGTGTAGAGAGAGAACAAGAGGTGCTATTCAAATTCCTGGTGAAAGACCTGCCGGCATATTTACTGCTGGAACAGCTCAAAGGTTTGTAAATATGGAGGGTTATATGGTAGGGAAAAAGGTGGTTATTTTGGGTTCTGGAGATATAGGATTAATTATGGCAAGAAGGATGACCCTAGAGGGAGCTGAAGTAAAAGCAGTTATTGAGTTAATGCCCTATTCAGGAGGATTAAGTCGTAATATTGTTCAATGTTTAGAAGACTTTGGTATACCTCTTTTACTAAGCCATACAGTAGTTGATATAGCAGGGAAGGATAGATTGAAGGGGATTACTATTGCTAAAGTAGATGAAAACAGGAAAGTTATTGAAGGTACTCAAGAAGCTATAGACTGTGATACATTGTTATTATCAGTAGGCCTAATTCCTGAAAATGAATTGTCAAAAAACATAGGTATAGCTTTAAGTGATGTCACTGGGGGGCCTATTGTAAATGAATCAATGGAGACTTCTGTTGAGGGAATCTTTGCCTGTGGTAATGTTGTTCATGTTCATGATCTGGTAGACTGGGTAACGGAAGAAAGCAGAAGAGCAGGAAAAAGTGCTGCTAAATATGTGAAAAAACAACTAAAGCAGGATGGGAACTGTTTTAGAACCATACCTGCATCAGGCATTCGCTATATTGTGCCTCATCAGGTAAGGGTAGAAAATATTGAAGAATCGCTGGAATTATATATGAGGGTAGATAATGTATACAAAGACGTTAAAATGATTGTTAAAGCTGATGGAATTGAAATAAAAAAAGTGAAAAAAAACCACTTAACACCTGGAGAGATGGAGTCTATCAAGTTGTCACTAAAGGATCTAATAGAAAGAAGAATAAAAGAAATCACGGTGGAGTTGCAAAGGGAGGGAGCATAAGTGGAAATAAAAAATATGACTTGTATAGTTTGTCCTTTTGGCTGTAAATTACAAGTGAGACCTCTGGATGTTGATGGAATGGAATTTGATATAAAAGGAAATAAGTGTCCCAAAGGGTTAGATTATGCGGTGAAAGAATTAAGAAACCCCACAAGAGTTATCACTTCAACTGTAAAAATTAAATATGCCCATTTAAATAGATTGCCGGTAAGAACAAGTGAGGCTATAGCTAAAAACTTGATGTTTAAGTGTATGAAAAAATTAGATTTTGTAGAAGTAAAAAGCCCAGTGAAAGCAGGAGATGTGATTATACGAGATATACTAGGTACAGGCATAAATATTATAGCAACCAGAAGTATGTAAGGAGAATTGAAAAGGGGGGAGAATAAGGATGAAGACAGCAACTGTTACGAATATTCATAAAAATATAAAAAACAAAGGTACATTGCCTATAGACTTTCATTATGAGGATGTATTGGAGTATATGTCGGAGGGTGTTTTAGTTATTGATGCCTCAGGCAAGGTAGTTTATTCAAATTCTGCTTACTCAAAAATATTTGGCATTAACAACATTGCTATTTTAGGAAAAAGTATTTTCTGTGTTAAACACGATGACGCATTAATAAAATCTTTTAAAGAACAAAAGAGTATTGAAGGCAGCATCGTTTTTCCTAATGTAAAAATCTATACCTCCCCTCTATATTTTGATAATAAATACAAAGGCATTATGGCTATCTATAGAGAAGAAAAAACCACGAATGATAAAGAAAAAGTTGTTCAATTGGAAACCTCCAACACAAAAAAGATCGTCTTAAATGACTGTTTTAAAAGAATCATCGCTAAAAGTAATGGTATGAAGAAGGTGTTGTGGACTGCTCAGAAGGCATCCAAGGTTTCCTCAACTGTATTAATTAGAGGCGAAAGCGGTACGGGAAAGGAATTGGTAGCAAAGGCAATTCACGATTCCAGCAGTAGGAAAGACAAACCCTTTATTAAAGTAAATTGTGGTGCTATTCCCTCTAACCTTTTAGAATCAGAACTATTTGGCCATGAGCAGGGGGCTTTTACAGGAGCTATTAAGAGAAAAATAGGAAAGTTTGAACAGGCTGATGGTGGTACCATTTTTTTAGATGAAATAGGAGATATGCCTTTGGAAATGCAGGTGAAGCTGTTACGGGTCATTCAAGAAAAAGAGTTGGAGAGAGTAGGAGGAATAGAAACAATAAGCTGCGATGTGAGAATTCTTTCCGCTACCCATCACAATTTGGAAAGACGGATAGAACAGCAGCAGTTTAGAAAAGATCTATACTATAGATTAAACGTTATTTCTATAAACTTACCACCCTTAAGGGAACGTAGAGAAGATATAACGCTATTGTGCAGTTATTTAACTGATAAAATAAACAAAAAAAACGGTGGTCATATTGTCAAACTATCTAAAGATGTAGAAAAAGCCTTTTATCATTATGACTGGCCTGGCAATGTAAGAGAATTAGAGAATTTAATAGAAGGCTTGGTTGCATTAGCAGAAGAAGAAGTGATTGATTTAGAAGAAATTCCTTCGCATATCTCAAATGTTTATCAAAGAATATATTCTTGTGAGGAAAGTTCATTGATTCATATAACTGAAGAAAATAAAATCCCCACCTTAGAAGAATATGAGAGAGAAATCATAAAAATGGCACTTGAAAGGTTTGGCAGCTTTAACGCTGCGGGTAAAGCATTAGGCGTTACCCATAAGACTATTGCTGCTAAAGCTAGAAAATATAATATCATAGATTAACCTTTGAAGGATATTCGTCCTTCTTTTTTGTATAGATTATCAATAAGTGTATCAAAATAATAGGTAGTAAATATATACGCGAGGTGATGATATGGAAGAAAAGAGGGAGGTTGTTTCCTTTATACAAGAATTAGACCAACGAAAGGGATTTTTTAGTAATATAGGGGAAATTAACAAGTATAATATGACAGCAATTGTAGAACTAATACAGTATAACAATATGAAAGAATATGGAGACCCTTTATATACAAGAGAAGAAATTCGTAGAGGAATAAAAAAATATTTGACAAAATAAAGAAAGACGGGGAAAATATATAAATAGAAGTGTATTATTTTTTTCTATGAAACAACATAATCTACTAAGGAATCCTCATTAGTATCAGTATTTATTGTTTCACTGAAGGACTATTGGGTATTGACAAAGTATAAAGATAATTTTAAGGAGGCGTTAAAATGTCAAAAGAAGTAGTAGTTTTTACAAGTAATACATGACCTCATTGTGGTACAGTGAAGGAGTTTCTTTCACAAAAAGGTGTAAGTTATACAGAACGGAATGTTCAAAACGACCCAGAAGCCAGAAAAGAACTGATGAAGAAGGGTATTATGGCGGTGCCGGTTGTTATGATTGACGGAGAAACTGTCGTAGGTTTCGATCAAAATAAAATTGAAGAGTTGCTGGGTTAGATGAAAAGATAAGGCGAAGATAAAAATCTTCGCCTTTGGTTCTTTTATATACTATACTTTTGTAACTCTTTTCTAAAGTTTTGTGTCAGTGCTTCTAGTAAAGCAATATTTTCTGATAACTCCTTTACCTTTTCAGAATATTGGGTGACGTTGGCGCTCATTTCTTCCGAGGCAGCAGAATTTTCTTCAGAGATGGCTGCAAGGGAATGGATGTTTTGTATCACTTCTGTTAAATGATTGGTTTCTGTGGACATCTCATCAATTAATTTTACAATCACATTAGATACCCCAACAATTTGATGGGTAGAGGCTTGGTTATCAATGGTGACCTTCTCTAAGGTAGTGTTACTGGATTCCAATTGAGTGTATTGGGTTTCAATAGCTTGAACAAAGCCTTCAATTTGTTGAATGAAAAAAATCAAGTTGGCATTGATATCCTTCACGGCACTTTTGGAATTTTCCGCCAGTTTTCGTATTTCTTGAGCAACGACAGTAAATCCTCTTCCTGCTTCTCCTGCGCTGGCGGCTTCAATAGCAGCATTAAGAGCTAGGAGATTGGTTTGGTCTGCAATAGATTCAACGGTAGAGCTAATTTCCATAATTTTTGTAGCTTGTGAGGATAATTCTTTTCCTTGATGGTTGACGGTGGAAAAATTATCCTTTACTTCATTGATCATGGCGGTGACATTTTTTACATCATTAAAGGATAATTCTAAATGTTTTACTGCATCCTCCAGTTGATCTTTTCCTTCTGTTTCTTCTTCTACAATTCTGTTGAGTGTGGTAATATATTGATCTAAGACATTGACAGCTTCCTCTGTTTCTTCAGCTTGATTGGTAGCACTAAGGGCAACTTCATGAACCACCCCAGCAATGGAATCTGACAGGTCCTTCATATTTTCTGCTATGATAGAAAACTCATGAACAAAGTTATTCATGTCATCTGTACCCCCCTTAAGAAAGAGGAAATCCTTCTTTATGGTACTTTTAGCATTGTTAAAAAGATGAAAGGTATCTTCTAAAGAATCCTTGGTCTTCACAACAGTTTTGCTGGAAAAATCGTATTGTCCTATTTTATCTATTTCTTTGGTAAATAAATCCATAGGTTTCATTACGATAGAGGACACAATATAGCTTGTCCCTAAAGTGATCAATGAGATAATGCTATTAGCTAATAAACTGTCTATACCTTGTATTATCATAGAAGAAAAGAAGACGATGATACCAGTGAACAAACTGATTTTTAAAGGGATACTCTTTAAAAAACCTAGTCCTAAAACTTTTGATAAAGTAGCATCCACAATTTTATCTGGGGATTTTTCTAATCGAATATTTACCGTCATATATTTTTTACCATCTTCTGTGATGCCAGATTGGAGGATATCATATTCTAGTTTTTCGTTAAAATAAGCTGCACTACCCTCCAAAAGACCTAAAAAGTAATCAAACAATCCACGTTTTGACTGATAAGTAATTTCAATTTCTTTCTCGCTAATTTCTCTGGCAAGAAGCCGCGGAGGATTAGCGCCTTTAATCATTTTTGTTAGTTGCGCATGGACATCGTCCATCATCATAAGGAAACCTTTTAAACTATATCTTTCGAAGTAAGAAGGAAACCACCTTTGAAAAGCTTTAATGTTCTGTTTTCCTACTTCCCGCCAAATAACATCTACTGATTGATTCGTTTGCTGAGAAATATGTTGAAAGACAGAAAAAATTTCATCATCGGCAATATCCTCCAGTGGCGTAATAATTCGATTGTTTTCCCAGCCCACTGATTTTACTGCATGGCTGACAATATCCTCACCAAAAATACTTCGAAGACTGATTAACCAAGTGGAGACAACAGTACCCTTCATAAATTCACCCCTTTAAAAGTTATGTATAGATAGCATAGGCGTTAAGTTAACGCTAATGATATGAATATTTAAGTATAATAGCAAAAACTATGACTATATTTTAAAATGCGACCTAAGCTTATGTATAAAATAAGAAAAAACAAGTTATTACAATTATATCAAAAAATTACCTTATTAAACAGATAAGGTAAAAAAACAAGAAAATAATACAAAGAAAAATATAAATCTCTTTGGAGAATGTGCTATAATAGCTTTTATAAAGTAAAAGAGTTAGGGTGATATAAATGGGACTTCTGTTGTATCAGTTCTTTAGTTTAATTTTAATTATTGTATTGTTTACAGTACCTATTGTTGTGGCTGTTTTATTGATTAGACATGTGGGTAAGTCAAAGTCTTCTATTGAAGTAGACACAGAAACGTATCTTATTGAAAAGATTATAGATTTAGAAAGACGTATTCAGGAATTAGAAAGTCAACTGTCAACCAACATAGATGAAGAATGATTTGATGAGGAAGTTTTTATGATATAGTAAATATATTTATTCATATTGGATAAAATATACCTATTTATTTTACAAGAGAAAAATTTTTTATATAGAATAGGGAAGGTGAAAATAATGACAGATAAGAAAGAAAAAGTAATTTTTAGTGGAGCACAGCCTACTGGTAGTTTAACCTTAGGCAATTATATTGGTGCTATTCAAAATTGGAAGGCATTAGAAAATGATTATCAATGTGTGTATTCCATCGTAGATTTACATTCATTGACAATACGCCATGATCCAAAGGTTTTTAAAGCCTCTTGCTTATCCTTTTTAGCACAATATTTAGCATGTGGCTTAGATCCTGAAAAAAATATTATCTTTTTTCAATCTCATGTCATACAGCATGCAGAATTAAACTGGATTTTAAATTGTGTTACTTACATGGGTGAACTTAATAGAATGACACAATTTAAGGAAAAATCTGAAAGACATAAGGATAATATTAATGCTGGTCTATTTACTTATCCAGTACTGCAGGCAGCAGATATTTTATTATATCAAACTGATTTAGTGCCTGTAGGGGAAGACCAAAGGCAACATTTAGAATTAGCTAGAGATATTGCTATTCGATTTAATAACGCCTATGGGGAGACTTTTGCATTACCAGAGATACATCTATCAAAAGTAGGCGCTAGAATAATGAGTCTCCAAGAGCCGGAGAAAAAAATGTCAAAGTCAGATGATAATGTAAATGGAACCATCTTTCTACTGGACAGCAATGATGTTATTCTTAAAAAAATGAAAAGAGCTGTTACAGACAATGAAAACAGTGTTACATACCGAGATGAACAACCTGGTATAAAAAACCTTATAACCATTTACTCTAAGTTAGCCAATTGCAGTGTTCAAGAGGTAGAAGAAAAATATGCGGGGAAAGGTTATGGTGTCTTTAAATCAGATGCGGCAGAATTAGTGGTAGAAAGTTTAAAACCTTTTAAAGAAAAGTATGAAGAGTATATGAAGCATCCTGATTATATTACCAATGTTTATAAACAAGGGGCAGCTAGAGCCACTGAAATTGCAGAAAAAACCATGAAGGATGTAAAGGAAAAGATAGGATTAGTATAAAATCATATCAAAGTCTCTATACTAAGTATAGAGGTGATAGAGATGAAGAAAACAAAAAATCCAGTTATTCCTGAAGCTAGGCAAGCCTTAAATTCTTTTAAAGCAGAAGTTGCTAGGGAATTAGGACTTCAAAATAATACCTCTGCAGGGTACGTTGGAGGTAACATGGTCAAAAAAATGGTAGAAGAAGCAGAAAAGTCATTAACTCATTTAGGAAGGTCTTAAGACCTTCCTAAATTTATTGACTATTTCTATAGGAACAGGTATTATTTTAGTAAGAAGGATTATATAGACTTCTATTTAAAAGAACCGGACTTGTGTAATTTTTCAGCTGATTCTGAGGAAGAGATTGAAGGATTGCACAATTCAAGTAAAGGAAGTGAGATATTGAAGAAAAGCAATATTTCTTTTATTTTATTTTTAGCTTTTGCCATATCAGGAATCATTATAGGTATCCATATAGATGCTCTTGGCGATATCCAAAACGAAATTTCTTTGCCCTTTAGTGGTGAAATAGAAGTCCAGGAAGTAGTAGATCTAAGAAAAGCCAATGAGGATATGAAAATAAAAATTAAAGAGTTAAAAGCACAGGTGGAAGAATATGAAGAAGAAAAAGCTACAGAAAATATCGTGCTAAAAAATCTAAGATCTAGAATCAATGAATATAGAATTTTAGCAGGATATGAGGCGTTAGCAGGTCCTGGCATCAAAATCACATTAGAAAGCAATTTGGAAGAAAATATAGCGATGACTGTAGAACAAAAAAAATATCTCATCAACCTAGTAAACGAGTTAAAGGCAGCTGGAGCTGAGGTAATATCTATTAATAATCACAGAGTTGCTTCTAGAAGTGAAGTGACTTTGGCTGGAAATCATATAAATATTAATATGACAGCCATCGCGCCACCGTATGTTATTAGGGCTATAGGAGATGTGGAAGGTTTTCATCGATATGCTAGCTACAGAACTTTGTTATTTGAGCTTATGGAAGGAGACGGTATCAATACTACCATAGAGTTTGAGGAAGATATTAAAGTGCCTGCTCTATCTAAAGAAAAACCGATGGAATTTTATACAATTGTAGAAGAGGCGAATCCACAATAAAAAAACAACAGAATTTATTGAATTCTGTTGTTTTTTTATTGTGGATGTTTTTTGGCCTGTTAGCAAATTACTTTAAGGGTAATTTCAGGCTTAAAAGAATTAATGGTATCTTCTATTGTCAATACTTTTGTCCCCTCTGTCTTATAAGTATTGATTTCCTGGATATTTACTATCGTTAAGCTTAAAGCAATCAAAGCGACTACGAATACTTTTTTCATGACATTCCCTCCTAATTCAGTGAAATAAATCTATATACAAAAATGAATTATGGTTATATTATGTTTTGTATACTTTATTTTTTGCAAAAATACAGAAATTATATAGGAAGTTAAAGGAAAATTTTTCATAAATATACAGAAACCAATAAGCTTTATAGAATGATATTGCTGTATTGTATAATAATAAATACAATAGTTATTCTCTATAAGTACAGAGATGATGGCTGTTTGATAGAATGAGAGGAAGAAAAAATGAAGAGGAAGGAATACGAAAAAAATATTTTTTTAAATGAAATTTACCCATTGAATACTGCAACTGGCAATTTGATGATAGAAATTCATTTAGAACAATATATTTATCTATTTAACGAATGGGATAATGCTTCATTTAAAAGAAGGGACTTAGACCCTGATTTGATTTATTTCTTAGAGGAATGTTCCCAGGAAATACCTTTGAAATATGATATTGAGTTAAATATAAGTATTACAGAAGAAGAAAGAGATTTACAAAAAGAAAAAAATATTATAAAAGGGTTTAGAACGCAATATATCCATTACCTTCGTGTGGAAAGAAGAAATCTGAAAGAATTATCTATGCGGGCGGTGTTGTATGTAGTAACGGCTTTTGCTCTAATATTCACTGCATCTATGCTTGAAAGCACCTTATCTGCACATCCTATATCTACAACTTTGTTAGAGGGATTTTATGTAGGTGGCTGGGTTTTTGCTTGGGAGGCCATATCGAGTTTTTCTTTTCACAGAGGAGGTATCACCAGAAAAATAAAAGAATATCAAAGGTTTTTAAGGGCCCCTATTCAGTTCATCTATAGCAGCAAAGATCAGTGAAATAAAACAAGAAAAATTGGGCATTGTAAAAGCTATAAGACTATTATAAAATTTAAATTTAAGCAATCGAGAGGAGGAGTAGATGGATGAAATACCGACTACCTTGGGGAGAAATTTATACTGACAAAATAGATGAAGCTGATATCATTGTTTTAGGTATTCCTTTTGATAGTGCCGTCAGTAACAGGAAAGGTGCAGCGGAAGCCCCTGATAAGCTAAGGGAACTTTCAAGAATTTTACCTCCTGTTACAGAAGAAGGATTATTGCTAAGAAACTTTAAAGTATATGACCATG
The sequence above is drawn from the Clostridium formicaceticum genome and encodes:
- a CDS encoding NAD(P)/FAD-dependent oxidoreductase; amino-acid sequence: MLKYDIVVIGGGPAGLAAAIEAKKNNVENILVIERDRELGGILQQCIHNGFGLHVFKEELTGPEYAERFIQELKAMGIEYKLDTMVLTIDKDKSLSAMNTVDGLMRIEAKAIIMAMGCRERTRGAIQIPGERPAGIFTAGTAQRFVNMEGYMVGKKVVILGSGDIGLIMARRMTLEGAEVKAVIELMPYSGGLSRNIVQCLEDFGIPLLLSHTVVDIAGKDRLKGITIAKVDENRKVIEGTQEAIDCDTLLLSVGLIPENELSKNIGIALSDVTGGPIVNESMETSVEGIFACGNVVHVHDLVDWVTEESRRAGKSAAKYVKKQLKQDGNCFRTIPASGIRYIVPHQVRVENIEESLELYMRVDNVYKDVKMIVKADGIEIKKVKKNHLTPGEMESIKLSLKDLIERRIKEITVELQREGA
- a CDS encoding DUF1667 domain-containing protein, yielding MEIKNMTCIVCPFGCKLQVRPLDVDGMEFDIKGNKCPKGLDYAVKELRNPTRVITSTVKIKYAHLNRLPVRTSEAIAKNLMFKCMKKLDFVEVKSPVKAGDVIIRDILGTGINIIATRSM
- a CDS encoding sigma-54 interaction domain-containing protein — its product is MKTATVTNIHKNIKNKGTLPIDFHYEDVLEYMSEGVLVIDASGKVVYSNSAYSKIFGINNIAILGKSIFCVKHDDALIKSFKEQKSIEGSIVFPNVKIYTSPLYFDNKYKGIMAIYREEKTTNDKEKVVQLETSNTKKIVLNDCFKRIIAKSNGMKKVLWTAQKASKVSSTVLIRGESGTGKELVAKAIHDSSSRKDKPFIKVNCGAIPSNLLESELFGHEQGAFTGAIKRKIGKFEQADGGTIFLDEIGDMPLEMQVKLLRVIQEKELERVGGIETISCDVRILSATHHNLERRIEQQQFRKDLYYRLNVISINLPPLRERREDITLLCSYLTDKINKKNGGHIVKLSKDVEKAFYHYDWPGNVRELENLIEGLVALAEEEVIDLEEIPSHISNVYQRIYSCEESSLIHITEENKIPTLEEYEREIIKMALERFGSFNAAGKALGVTHKTIAAKARKYNIID
- a CDS encoding glutaredoxin family protein, which encodes MSKEVVVFTSNTUPHCGTVKEFLSQKGVSYTERNVQNDPEARKELMKKGIMAVPVVMIDGETVVGFDQNKIEELLG
- a CDS encoding heme NO-binding domain-containing protein, which codes for MKGTVVSTWLISLRSIFGEDIVSHAVKSVGWENNRIITPLEDIADDEIFSVFQHISQQTNQSVDVIWREVGKQNIKAFQRWFPSYFERYSLKGFLMMMDDVHAQLTKMIKGANPPRLLAREISEKEIEITYQSKRGLFDYFLGLLEGSAAYFNEKLEYDILQSGITEDGKKYMTVNIRLEKSPDKIVDATLSKVLGLGFLKSIPLKISLFTGIIVFFSSMIIQGIDSLLANSIISLITLGTSYIVSSIVMKPMDLFTKEIDKIGQYDFSSKTVVKTKDSLEDTFHLFNNAKSTIKKDFLFLKGGTDDMNNFVHEFSIIAENMKDLSDSIAGVVHEVALSATNQAEETEEAVNVLDQYITTLNRIVEEETEGKDQLEDAVKHLELSFNDVKNVTAMINEVKDNFSTVNHQGKELSSQATKIMEISSTVESIADQTNLLALNAAIEAASAGEAGRGFTVVAQEIRKLAENSKSAVKDINANLIFFIQQIEGFVQAIETQYTQLESSNTTLEKVTIDNQASTHQIVGVSNVIVKLIDEMSTETNHLTEVIQNIHSLAAISEENSAASEEMSANVTQYSEKVKELSENIALLEALTQNFRKELQKYSI
- the trpS gene encoding tryptophan--tRNA ligase; this encodes MTDKKEKVIFSGAQPTGSLTLGNYIGAIQNWKALENDYQCVYSIVDLHSLTIRHDPKVFKASCLSFLAQYLACGLDPEKNIIFFQSHVIQHAELNWILNCVTYMGELNRMTQFKEKSERHKDNINAGLFTYPVLQAADILLYQTDLVPVGEDQRQHLELARDIAIRFNNAYGETFALPEIHLSKVGARIMSLQEPEKKMSKSDDNVNGTIFLLDSNDVILKKMKRAVTDNENSVTYRDEQPGIKNLITIYSKLANCSVQEVEEKYAGKGYGVFKSDAAELVVESLKPFKEKYEEYMKHPDYITNVYKQGAARATEIAEKTMKDVKEKIGLV
- a CDS encoding alpha/beta-type small acid-soluble spore protein yields the protein MKKTKNPVIPEARQALNSFKAEVARELGLQNNTSAGYVGGNMVKKMVEEAEKSLTHLGRS
- a CDS encoding DUF881 domain-containing protein — translated: MCNFSADSEEEIEGLHNSSKGSEILKKSNISFILFLAFAISGIIIGIHIDALGDIQNEISLPFSGEIEVQEVVDLRKANEDMKIKIKELKAQVEEYEEEKATENIVLKNLRSRINEYRILAGYEALAGPGIKITLESNLEENIAMTVEQKKYLINLVNELKAAGAEVISINNHRVASRSEVTLAGNHININMTAIAPPYVIRAIGDVEGFHRYASYRTLLFELMEGDGINTTIEFEEDIKVPALSKEKPMEFYTIVEEANPQ